ATCGTCCCAAGCGGCCCCGGGAGGAAGCAATCATTTTTACCCCCCGATCTTTTTTTCACAGTGCAGGCGCAAAATATGACGAATGAAACTGAGCAACGCCGAGAAGCCCGGCACGGTATAACCTCAGCAGTCTTACCGTTTTTGGGCAACAGGGCCAGCGATTATCAACCGTTTCAGTACCTGATTCAGGATATTAGCGCCACGGGTCTCAAAATCGCCCTGCCCAGATGGGCGGTCTTCCGGGATATTCTTACCCCTGGAGAATCCATCCATCTCCAGGTCCCTTTCCAATTCGAGAAACAAATGCACGCCTCCGGCGTGGTAGCTTGGCAAAAATGGGATGCGGCCACAGAAGCGCAAATCTGCGGGATCGCCTTAGACGCCCCGACTCCCCTTGTTTATCCAGTACATATCTCATTGGAATCGCGGGCAATCAATGTTGAGCTGCACGATTTCGCCGCGATTGAGCCTTTACTGGTACAGATTCTGGGTGACAGCGCCTTGGTCAAACAGGGGCTCGGCATCTATTTACGCCATCTCGACGCGTATTTTTA
The sequence above is drawn from the Desulfohalobium retbaense DSM 5692 genome and encodes:
- a CDS encoding PilZ domain-containing protein; its protein translation is MTNETEQRREARHGITSAVLPFLGNRASDYQPFQYLIQDISATGLKIALPRWAVFRDILTPGESIHLQVPFQFEKQMHASGVVAWQKWDAATEAQICGIALDAPTPLVYPVHISLESRAINVELHDFAAIEPLLVQILGDSALVKQGLGIYLRHLDAYFYRTAVITREEYATFSDVVLKEIMAQVQTNYNALMELYARVRDAQNQEEVFSHILDLDDLNRLMTPEVAIELFSRVLSVEEVDLYLKAIKALEQKLFINYNTLIMLYLQNLIRNFHPGSPAKMPCQDRCA